The proteins below are encoded in one region of bacterium:
- a CDS encoding S9 family peptidase, whose product MTKKNVLIDDLYRIRYLREIALSPDADRIAYTVEWMDKKKNKYFSNLYVIDSRGKVRHFIRGDKTVGSPQWSPDGSLLAFLATEKEKTNLWAIPVNGGEAYQITDANGYFGTYHWMPDGKNIICEFTRKDEDKDRITEKGKPPLFYYITKAFYKEDNVGILPADRTHIWKVKVKNGVMTQLTYGPNGDREPGISPDGSAIAFVTNRNPDYEEKFLYLDIYVIDQDGKNERRINTLTGPKGAPEFSPSGTHIAFIARGYPEEHVGWRQWSIWYAPLRAGKSVKITPSFKDAIGDDIIDDCGHFARFRLRFINNGRSLVFPATQTGRTLLCRVDIRKRTVEKYIDPGNRIYAYDHDGENSCALAISNYRDPGNLYLWRSGVLMKMTDINLEYAKRRNFSVPVQFTYKGYKNHQVQGWLMKPTRTDHGKKYPLCLEIHGGPHVAYGQSFFHEFQVLAGQGYAVFYSNPHGSTGYGERFARELHLRWGKPDYIDHMKAIAALRKYKFIDFKKMAVMGGSYGGFMTNWIIGHTDIFKAAISMRSVVNMLSFFNTDFGFDLHKEFVGDLWKKKNFRFYWDMSPLKYAPRINTPLLIMHSEQDHRCPIGQAEELFTALKILKKSVVMARFPEESHELSRHGTPRRREKRLELMLRFLRQQLTKRK is encoded by the coding sequence ATGACCAAAAAAAACGTACTCATCGATGACCTGTACCGAATCCGTTACCTCCGGGAGATCGCGCTGTCACCGGACGCGGACCGTATCGCTTATACCGTCGAGTGGATGGACAAGAAGAAGAATAAATACTTTTCCAATCTCTACGTGATTGATAGCCGCGGCAAGGTGCGCCACTTTATACGAGGCGACAAAACTGTCGGCAGCCCGCAATGGTCGCCGGATGGCTCATTGTTGGCTTTTCTTGCCACCGAGAAAGAAAAGACAAACCTGTGGGCGATACCCGTCAATGGCGGTGAAGCCTATCAGATCACCGATGCCAATGGCTATTTTGGCACTTATCACTGGATGCCCGACGGTAAAAACATCATTTGCGAATTCACCAGGAAAGATGAAGACAAGGATCGGATCACGGAGAAAGGCAAACCGCCTTTGTTCTACTATATTACAAAAGCTTTCTATAAAGAAGATAATGTCGGAATACTGCCGGCGGACAGAACGCATATCTGGAAGGTCAAAGTCAAAAATGGTGTGATGACACAGCTGACCTATGGACCGAACGGCGACAGGGAGCCCGGTATTTCACCAGACGGATCCGCGATCGCTTTTGTTACTAACCGGAACCCGGATTACGAAGAAAAATTCCTATACCTGGATATCTACGTCATCGACCAGGATGGAAAGAACGAACGCCGTATTAATACGCTGACCGGACCCAAAGGCGCGCCGGAATTCAGCCCGAGCGGGACCCATATCGCGTTTATCGCCCGCGGATATCCTGAAGAACACGTTGGCTGGAGACAATGGTCCATCTGGTACGCACCCTTGCGGGCTGGAAAATCGGTCAAAATCACTCCATCTTTTAAAGACGCGATCGGCGATGATATTATCGATGATTGCGGGCATTTTGCACGATTTCGTCTGCGTTTTATCAATAACGGCAGGTCCCTCGTATTCCCGGCGACCCAAACAGGCCGCACCTTGCTCTGTCGCGTAGATATCAGGAAGCGCACGGTCGAAAAATACATTGATCCGGGCAACCGGATCTACGCGTACGACCACGACGGTGAAAATTCATGCGCCCTCGCGATCAGTAATTACCGGGACCCCGGAAACCTTTACCTGTGGCGAAGCGGCGTGCTCATGAAAATGACCGACATCAACCTTGAGTATGCCAAGCGCCGTAATTTCTCGGTACCGGTCCAGTTCACGTACAAAGGTTACAAAAACCATCAAGTCCAGGGATGGCTCATGAAACCAACGCGTACTGATCATGGTAAAAAGTACCCGCTCTGCCTTGAGATCCACGGGGGACCGCACGTTGCCTATGGCCAGTCGTTCTTTCACGAATTCCAGGTGCTGGCCGGACAGGGCTACGCGGTTTTTTATTCAAACCCGCACGGCAGCACCGGATATGGCGAGCGGTTCGCCCGGGAGCTGCACCTGCGCTGGGGGAAACCTGATTATATCGATCACATGAAAGCCATCGCCGCTTTAAGAAAATACAAATTCATCGATTTTAAAAAAATGGCCGTGATGGGCGGCAGTTACGGCGGTTTCATGACTAACTGGATCATCGGTCACACCGACATCTTTAAGGCTGCCATTTCCATGCGCAGCGTTGTCAACATGTTATCTTTTTTCAACACTGATTTTGGTTTCGATCTTCACAAAGAATTTGTCGGCGACCTTTGGAAGAAGAAAAATTTCCGGTTCTACTGGGACATGTCGCCGCTGAAATACGCTCCCAGGATAAATACGCCCCTGCTCATCATGCACAGCGAGCAGGACCACCGCTGTCCGATCGGGCAGGCCGAAGAACTGTTCACGGCCCTGAAGATCCTTAAAAAGAGCGTGGTCATGGCGCGGTTCCCCGAGGAAAGCCATGAGCTTTCCCGGCATGGCACGCCGAGGCGACGCG
- a CDS encoding LptE family protein, which translates to MIKRPQETQDHVICRNRQRIQKFIGHIAVYCLLSTVYCLLSSCCGYTTRSLLPGYMKKVNIKLFDNQTIKAGLDELATLAVNDAFRSGSGLRIVDEKQADLVIEGSVTGYDKEPYIYTGSTSVSQYKITVRFSVRCIDQITNDVFWEGEVSEWTICENNEDEGIRDAMRKTADRLVTAILTNW; encoded by the coding sequence ATGATAAAAAGACCGCAGGAAACGCAGGATCATGTTATTTGCAGGAACCGTCAAAGGATACAAAAATTCATTGGCCACATAGCTGTCTACTGTTTACTTTCCACCGTCTATTGTCTCCTCAGCAGTTGCTGCGGCTACACTACCCGTTCGCTCCTGCCTGGCTATATGAAAAAAGTGAACATCAAGCTCTTTGATAACCAGACGATCAAAGCCGGTCTGGATGAGCTGGCAACGCTGGCTGTCAACGATGCCTTCCGCAGCGGTTCCGGATTGCGCATAGTCGATGAAAAACAGGCGGATCTGGTCATTGAGGGATCCGTGACCGGCTATGACAAAGAACCATATATTTACACGGGTTCGACCAGTGTTTCTCAGTATAAGATTACGGTGAGATTCTCGGTTCGCTGCATTGATCAGATCACTAACGACGTCTTCTGGGAAGGGGAAGTTTCTGAATGGACGATCTGCGAGAACAATGAAGATGAAGGCATCCGGGATGCAATGCGCAAGACCGCGGACCGGCTGGTAACTGCCATCCTGACGAACTGGTAG
- a CDS encoding tetratricopeptide repeat protein, translated as MAGFFIGGEDMVGPVLMGYRCEQDGKDPDPKLVIMTTMAPFLILCSIAFAQDGAADYFTARHNFEQNNYAIARSFFEEFIRERPEDILVPNARYYLIRISQADGNTTEMLAQGFQYLQRQFYGERRQEVFNLMLSELIDQKAYLLAFDCLKRYDYLKPDSTLLWEICLHLVEQPLYSDKIWPYCPRQDTFKFLRAQAIVDPTEKAELYGHIKGIKGELYLTDFFLGFGDTLKAYDLYRKITMESMKIPLPLPLLYRAAKVSRLFDADLFKSQIAELSMSADFSRKAKLLKALQTGVLETEITPSDPEETNMLLQYYRLDTVAVGLPEDIDREGLFADTTNFLQNIQMLRKKYRDVFSLDSLYAEALLEQDLYQDAYNVLLKYGKYVNVKPYLRRVKTYADFYYQRYEQALCNVLIMQSRDPNLLYIAARSKEQLDQNPLDLYAKVMELAGDTLLKRKAFNNYLKSAYKYQRYQTIAGYDPSYFTTADDKLFEIYLYSQVRTGNKAKADSLFGSFVREYSMEFTKDYVNAYGEYLVEGKKYDLAISYYDSIMQCAPGYLTDKMSYNYALSLFMKQNYTAAESLFHLIFTQYRNSDKYAAAAFKIATIKYVNGDFDSAGFYYHIAGADTTLKQNALQNELIAYKKSEDWNKVIRSGTNLLAMLPDDAGDETLFEIGYAYLRRADAPRAIEYLKRAIAVKPSPEHHYWLAEAYLGRGDFIRALYHYQAIVADFARDEMWMPTAEFKSGLALEFLGEVEQARALYRDLIKKRGVADVWGGEAKKRLELIK; from the coding sequence GTGGCAGGATTTTTCATCGGCGGCGAAGACATGGTCGGCCCGGTTCTCATGGGATATCGCTGCGAACAAGATGGAAAAGATCCTGATCCAAAGCTTGTCATCATGACGACAATGGCGCCGTTTTTAATCCTGTGTTCGATCGCGTTCGCGCAAGACGGAGCTGCCGACTATTTTACCGCGCGGCATAATTTCGAACAAAACAATTACGCCATTGCCCGGTCATTCTTTGAAGAATTCATACGCGAACGTCCCGAAGATATCCTTGTGCCCAACGCGCGGTACTACTTGATCCGCATCAGCCAGGCTGACGGCAACACCACTGAGATGCTCGCGCAGGGGTTCCAGTACCTTCAACGTCAATTTTACGGTGAACGCCGGCAGGAGGTCTTCAACCTCATGCTTTCGGAGTTGATCGATCAAAAGGCATATTTATTGGCGTTTGACTGCCTCAAGCGGTACGACTACCTTAAACCGGATTCCACCCTGCTTTGGGAGATCTGCCTTCATCTCGTCGAACAACCGCTTTACAGCGACAAGATTTGGCCTTATTGCCCGCGCCAGGATACCTTCAAGTTCCTCCGCGCACAAGCGATCGTGGACCCGACCGAAAAAGCGGAGCTATATGGACATATCAAAGGGATAAAAGGTGAATTATACTTGACCGATTTTTTTCTCGGATTCGGCGACACCCTTAAAGCATACGATCTCTATAGAAAGATCACCATGGAGAGCATGAAAATACCCCTGCCCTTACCCCTCCTCTACCGGGCGGCAAAAGTAAGTCGGTTGTTTGACGCAGACTTGTTCAAAAGCCAGATCGCCGAGTTGTCCATGAGCGCTGACTTTTCCCGGAAGGCAAAACTGCTCAAAGCCCTGCAAACGGGCGTCCTGGAAACCGAGATTACGCCTTCGGATCCTGAAGAGACAAATATGCTTTTGCAATACTACCGTCTCGATACGGTCGCTGTCGGACTCCCCGAAGATATTGATCGCGAAGGGTTGTTTGCCGACACCACCAATTTCTTGCAGAATATTCAGATGCTGCGTAAAAAATACCGCGATGTTTTTTCGCTGGATTCGCTTTATGCCGAGGCGCTACTTGAACAAGATTTGTACCAGGACGCGTACAATGTTTTGCTAAAATACGGCAAATACGTCAACGTTAAACCATATCTTCGACGCGTAAAAACGTATGCCGACTTTTACTACCAACGTTATGAACAGGCACTCTGCAATGTGCTCATCATGCAATCCAGGGACCCAAACCTGCTTTATATTGCGGCCCGAAGCAAGGAACAACTCGATCAAAACCCCCTGGACCTGTACGCGAAGGTCATGGAACTCGCCGGTGACACCCTGCTCAAACGCAAAGCGTTCAATAACTATTTAAAAAGCGCCTACAAGTATCAGCGGTACCAGACAATAGCTGGTTACGATCCATCATATTTCACAACCGCCGACGATAAGTTGTTTGAAATCTATCTCTACAGCCAGGTACGCACCGGCAATAAAGCAAAAGCCGATTCGTTGTTTGGAAGCTTCGTAAGAGAGTACAGCATGGAATTCACGAAAGATTATGTAAACGCTTATGGAGAATACCTTGTCGAAGGCAAGAAATACGACCTGGCTATCAGCTACTACGATAGCATAATGCAATGCGCGCCTGGTTATCTCACAGATAAAATGTCCTATAATTATGCATTGTCACTGTTCATGAAACAAAACTATACTGCCGCGGAGTCGCTTTTCCATCTTATTTTTACCCAATACAGGAATAGCGATAAATACGCTGCCGCCGCGTTCAAAATCGCCACTATTAAGTACGTTAACGGTGACTTTGATTCGGCCGGGTTTTACTATCATATCGCCGGCGCTGACACGACGCTTAAGCAGAACGCGCTGCAAAACGAGTTGATCGCGTACAAGAAATCCGAGGACTGGAACAAGGTCATCCGGTCGGGCACGAACCTGCTTGCCATGCTGCCGGATGATGCCGGCGATGAAACGCTGTTCGAGATCGGTTACGCCTATCTCCGCCGGGCTGATGCCCCGCGCGCCATCGAGTATCTAAAGCGCGCGATCGCTGTCAAACCCAGTCCTGAACACCATTACTGGCTGGCCGAAGCGTACCTGGGCCGGGGTGATTTTATCCGTGCCCTGTACCATTACCAGGCGATCGTGGCCGATTTTGCCCGGGATGAGATGTGGATGCCGACTGCCGAGTTCAAATCCGGCCTCGCCCTGGAATTCCTGGGCGAAGTGGAGCAGGCACGGGCACTTTACCGGGATCTCATCAAGAAACGCGGGGTTGCCGACGTTTGGGGTGGTGAGGCTAAAAAAAGATTGGAACTGATTAAATGA
- a CDS encoding glycosyltransferase family 4 protein, producing the protein MNILIINWQDWLNPLTGGAEVYLYEIFSRMVKKGHRIVMLCSRARGQSRQEVIDGFEIFRVGRRGNFNFFAPLALRALLRHQKIDVIVDDLNKIPFFSPLYTRKKVYALLMHVFRGTIYRETNPLAASYVFFTERLIPFFYRNSCFIAISNSSASDLNHMGVRNDISVVQSGIPNIPSQAAIKRIAGLVVYVGRVKRYKSIDHFVNMIARLKKNNDVKAMIVGDGDALPDLKSLNRKLGTGIEFTGFVSEREKFRIYSSAMIVVQPSIKEGWGLTAIEAQACGTPVVCADSPGLNEVVADGRTGYLYPYGDIESMSARIKDLLTDHKKWQDFSSAAKTWSARFSWDIAANKMEKILIQSLSS; encoded by the coding sequence ATGAACATCCTTATTATCAATTGGCAGGACTGGCTCAACCCGCTGACGGGAGGGGCGGAAGTGTATTTGTACGAGATCTTTTCGCGAATGGTGAAGAAGGGTCACCGGATCGTCATGCTATGCAGCCGCGCGCGCGGGCAAAGTCGACAAGAAGTGATCGACGGATTTGAGATATTCCGTGTCGGCCGGCGGGGAAATTTCAATTTTTTTGCCCCCCTGGCTTTGCGGGCGCTTTTGCGCCATCAAAAGATCGACGTTATCGTTGACGACCTCAACAAGATCCCGTTTTTTTCGCCTCTGTACACCCGCAAGAAGGTCTATGCTTTGCTCATGCACGTATTCCGCGGCACCATTTACCGCGAGACCAATCCGCTGGCTGCGTCCTATGTTTTTTTCACGGAACGGCTGATCCCTTTTTTCTATCGCAATTCTTGTTTCATAGCTATTTCAAACAGCTCCGCATCTGACCTGAATCATATGGGCGTCAGGAACGACATTAGCGTTGTCCAGAGCGGGATCCCGAATATCCCGTCCCAGGCGGCCATCAAAAGGATCGCCGGTCTTGTCGTTTATGTCGGCCGGGTCAAAAGATATAAATCCATCGATCACTTTGTGAACATGATCGCCCGCTTGAAAAAAAATAATGACGTGAAAGCGATGATCGTCGGCGACGGTGATGCACTGCCGGATCTGAAATCCCTGAATCGGAAACTCGGAACCGGGATCGAATTCACTGGTTTCGTGAGCGAGCGTGAAAAGTTCCGGATATATTCCAGCGCCATGATCGTGGTGCAGCCATCCATAAAGGAAGGCTGGGGGCTCACCGCCATCGAAGCCCAGGCCTGCGGGACCCCGGTGGTTTGCGCCGATTCTCCGGGCCTCAACGAGGTGGTGGCCGACGGCAGAACCGGATATCTATATCCTTACGGCGACATCGAATCCATGAGCGCCAGGATCAAAGATCTTTTAACCGATCATAAAAAGTGGCAGGATTTTTCATCGGCGGCGAAGACATGGTCGGCCCGGTTCTCATGGGATATCGCTGCGAACAAGATGGAAAAGATCCTGATCCAAAGCTTGTCATCATGA
- a CDS encoding GDP-mannose 4,6-dehydratase, producing MKSILVTGSEGFVGSHLVKTLKETLYKIVPVCHPLLVPKRGRYVPLDITNAESTREVMKAYKPDIVFHLAAVSSVAKSFNDRPLTYSTNIMGTLHLLESAKQLDKPVRFFFVSTCEVYGGGENLTETAPIVLKNPYAISKYAAELICRDDGVENIGWIILRPFTHTGPGQGDNFVLPTIARQVVEIEKGKRPPLVEIGNTEITREFMNIGDIVSAYKLSVEKCQVQEIYNIACSKGHTLGQAIQILQSVSKKKFEVKVDAAKLRKVDIPVLTGNGEKFSRTAGWHPRIKFEKTLEDLLNYWRAQVR from the coding sequence ATGAAGTCGATCCTGGTGACCGGCAGCGAAGGTTTTGTCGGCAGCCATTTAGTTAAAACGCTGAAAGAAACGCTGTATAAGATCGTTCCGGTATGCCATCCGCTCCTGGTCCCCAAACGCGGCCGATATGTGCCCCTCGACATCACCAATGCCGAGTCGACCCGGGAAGTCATGAAGGCCTACAAACCGGATATCGTTTTTCATCTTGCTGCGGTCAGCTCAGTAGCCAAATCGTTCAATGACCGGCCGCTCACTTACAGCACCAATATCATGGGTACTTTGCACCTGCTGGAAAGTGCAAAACAGCTGGACAAGCCGGTCCGGTTCTTTTTCGTCTCGACCTGCGAGGTTTACGGCGGCGGTGAGAACCTTACGGAAACCGCGCCCATTGTACTGAAGAACCCGTATGCGATAAGCAAGTACGCCGCTGAACTGATATGCCGCGACGACGGGGTCGAGAATATCGGGTGGATCATCCTGCGCCCGTTCACTCATACGGGACCCGGGCAGGGTGACAATTTTGTCCTGCCGACCATTGCCCGGCAGGTAGTGGAGATCGAAAAAGGGAAACGTCCACCCCTGGTCGAGATCGGCAACACCGAGATCACGCGTGAATTTATGAACATCGGGGATATTGTCAGCGCCTATAAATTATCGGTCGAAAAATGCCAGGTCCAGGAGATCTATAACATTGCTTGCAGCAAAGGGCACACGCTGGGCCAGGCCATCCAGATCCTCCAGAGCGTCTCGAAGAAGAAATTCGAGGTCAAGGTGGACGCAGCGAAACTTCGAAAAGTCGATATCCCGGTCTTGACGGGCAATGGCGAGAAATTTTCCCGCACCGCCGGCTGGCATCCCAGGATCAAGTTCGAAAAAACCCTGGAAGACCTCCTGAACTACTGGAGAGCGCAGGTCAGATAG
- a CDS encoding GDP-mannose 4,6-dehydratase, producing MKILITGISGFVGSHLAEYLLSQGEHKVFGTIKWRSRLDNIESIRNKISLCECDIKDAFALRTVLTEIQPDYIFHLAAQSYVPFSWRAPVESMHTNVIGEINLMETVKDLKLKSRIHVAGSSEEYGMVLPSEVPITEENPLRPLSPYGVSKVAQDLLGYQYFKSYHLHVVRTRAFNHTGPRRGDVFVTSNFAKQIVEIEKGLREPVIKVGNLDAVRDFLDVRDVARAYFLSLAKGEAGEVYNIASGKGYKIKEVLDKLLALSKAKVKVEQDPERLRPSDVELLIGSAEKFKTATGWQPQIPFDTTLRDLLDYWRERVS from the coding sequence ATGAAAATATTAATAACAGGCATATCTGGCTTCGTGGGCAGTCATCTGGCGGAGTATTTACTGTCGCAGGGCGAGCACAAGGTATTCGGCACAATAAAATGGCGCTCCCGGCTTGACAACATTGAATCCATCCGGAACAAGATTTCCCTGTGTGAATGCGACATCAAGGATGCGTTCGCGCTGCGCACGGTCCTTACCGAGATCCAGCCTGATTATATTTTCCATCTTGCCGCACAGAGTTATGTACCGTTCTCATGGCGCGCGCCCGTGGAGTCAATGCACACCAACGTGATCGGAGAGATTAACCTCATGGAAACGGTCAAAGACCTGAAGTTAAAATCAAGGATCCACGTCGCCGGTTCCAGCGAGGAATATGGCATGGTTCTGCCGTCGGAGGTGCCCATCACCGAAGAGAATCCATTAAGACCGCTCAGCCCTTACGGTGTAAGCAAAGTCGCCCAGGACCTTCTCGGCTACCAGTATTTCAAAAGTTACCACCTGCATGTCGTGCGCACCCGCGCCTTCAACCACACGGGACCGCGGCGCGGCGACGTCTTCGTGACTTCCAATTTTGCCAAGCAGATCGTGGAGATCGAAAAAGGACTCCGGGAACCGGTGATCAAGGTCGGTAATCTCGACGCGGTCAGGGATTTCCTGGACGTGCGGGACGTTGCCCGCGCTTATTTCCTGTCCCTTGCAAAGGGCGAGGCTGGAGAGGTCTACAATATTGCCTCTGGTAAAGGCTACAAGATCAAAGAGGTGCTTGATAAACTCCTCGCCCTGTCAAAGGCGAAGGTCAAAGTCGAGCAGGATCCCGAGCGGCTAAGACCATCGGATGTCGAGCTTTTGATCGGTTCCGCTGAAAAGTTCAAGACCGCCACCGGCTGGCAGCCTCAGATCCCTTTTGACACGACCCTGCGGGATCTACTCGACTACTGGCGCGAACGGGTATCATGA
- a CDS encoding M23 family metallopeptidase, producing MKQGLSIVVTATDSQGSRHFFIPRKGLYLLGAAAFIIIIILVVATISYGRLSYKAVEAEVLRKRNAEIEKEFEKINEIKKNLEIVELNNKKLKTMLGIEKTPEVVQPIISVTREAVVPSESLAGDDKNIPALMPTNGQISKAFEIGHEALDIAAPLFTPVIATAAGTVTETGWDSLYGNYVIIEHSRNYSTLYGHLNSIVSDKKRTVKPGEMIGTVGSSGRSTSPHLHYEIRFRNTRVDPMAYLPYFFEK from the coding sequence ATGAAGCAAGGACTTTCGATCGTAGTGACAGCGACGGACTCCCAGGGGTCCCGTCACTTTTTCATACCCCGCAAGGGACTTTACCTCCTTGGCGCAGCGGCTTTTATAATAATCATTATCCTGGTGGTCGCCACGATCAGCTACGGACGCCTTTCTTACAAAGCGGTGGAAGCCGAGGTCCTGCGGAAACGGAACGCAGAGATCGAAAAGGAATTCGAAAAGATAAACGAGATAAAGAAAAACCTTGAGATCGTCGAACTTAACAATAAAAAATTGAAGACGATGCTCGGCATCGAAAAAACGCCCGAGGTGGTCCAACCGATCATCTCCGTTACGCGCGAGGCGGTCGTGCCGTCTGAATCCCTTGCCGGTGATGACAAGAACATCCCCGCGCTGATGCCGACCAATGGGCAGATATCCAAAGCTTTCGAGATCGGCCATGAGGCCCTTGATATCGCCGCCCCTCTTTTCACACCGGTGATCGCCACGGCCGCGGGTACGGTCACCGAAACCGGCTGGGATTCGCTGTACGGAAACTATGTCATCATCGAGCACAGCAGGAATTATTCCACTCTTTACGGCCATCTCAATTCCATTGTCAGTGACAAAAAACGCACCGTCAAACCTGGAGAAATGATCGGCACGGTCGGCTCATCGGGGAGGTCAACATCGCCCCATCTTCACTATGAGATCCGATTCCGGAACACAAGGGTCGACCCGATGGCTTATCTTCCCTATTTTTTTGAAAAGTGA
- a CDS encoding M42 family metallopeptidase produces MTLLDTLCTAYGPSGREDKVRQIIENEVGSLGVEIKTDPMGNLICRRSPKAARARGKKIMFCAHMDEIGVIVTHIDKNGFLRFTGVGGVFPEHIPYQHVIFESGLTGVIGLEPRRDQTKPLLLENMYIDIGARDKDDALKNVRIGDIAAFNRSASRIGDRFTGKALDDRVGCFCLIETLKRLKKNDNDLYFVFSVQEEVGLRGARTGAYAIEPAYAIAVDVTLTGDAPEAEKMEVGLGKGTAIKVKDSSFIAHPVVKDKLVSIADRLKIPYQLEVLNRGTTDAAVIQLIKEGVVSGVVSIPTRYVHTTCETCDLGDVDWTIKLITAVAESGLE; encoded by the coding sequence ATGACCCTACTGGACACTCTCTGCACGGCATACGGCCCGTCAGGGCGCGAAGACAAAGTGCGTCAGATCATAGAAAATGAGGTTGGGTCTTTGGGTGTGGAGATCAAAACCGACCCCATGGGCAACCTCATATGCCGCAGATCACCCAAAGCCGCCCGCGCGCGTGGCAAGAAGATCATGTTCTGCGCTCATATGGACGAGATCGGTGTTATTGTAACGCATATCGACAAAAACGGCTTTTTGCGATTTACCGGCGTAGGCGGTGTTTTTCCGGAACACATCCCGTATCAGCACGTGATCTTTGAAAGCGGCTTGACAGGTGTGATCGGCCTGGAACCCCGCCGGGATCAGACCAAGCCGTTGCTCCTTGAGAACATGTATATCGATATCGGCGCCCGCGACAAGGACGACGCGCTGAAAAACGTCAGGATCGGCGATATCGCGGCATTTAACCGTTCTGCGTCGCGTATCGGCGATCGGTTCACCGGCAAAGCGCTGGACGACCGCGTCGGATGTTTCTGCCTTATTGAAACGCTCAAGCGACTCAAGAAAAACGATAACGACCTCTATTTCGTCTTCTCGGTGCAGGAAGAAGTCGGCCTCAGGGGCGCCCGGACCGGCGCCTACGCCATCGAGCCTGCGTATGCGATCGCTGTTGATGTTACCCTTACGGGCGACGCGCCGGAAGCCGAAAAAATGGAAGTCGGCCTTGGCAAGGGGACAGCTATCAAGGTCAAGGACAGTTCGTTCATCGCCCATCCTGTTGTCAAAGACAAACTGGTCAGTATCGCCGACCGGTTAAAGATCCCTTACCAGCTCGAAGTATTGAACCGCGGGACAACGGACGCGGCCGTGATCCAGCTTATTAAAGAAGGTGTCGTGAGCGGTGTCGTCAGCATACCCACGAGATATGTCCACACCACGTGCGAGACATGCGATCTCGGAGATGTGGACTGGACCATCAAACTCATTACCGCGGTCGCCGAGTCCGGTCTTGAATAG
- a CDS encoding M42 family metallopeptidase, translated as MLKELSELPGVSGDEHLVSDYIKNAISGHVSEITEDDYGNLIVRKGDPARPRIMLAAHMDEVGFMITGIEKSGLLKFKTIGLSPQVVPGKRVIIGRNKVPGVIGNKPIHHSKKDDLEKIQEIKTLSIDIGANSKETAQKIVEIGELGTFDTEFREQGDIIYGKAFDNRLGCYMLMQMILQTDLPLYYAFTVQEEAGLRGARIAAYRVSPDLGIAVDTTSSGEWPSEKDVPLYPVLGKGPAVTITDSSLICDRNLVRLIEKTAADHNLPYQIKRPMIGGTDAGPIHLTKEGVPSAVVAVPARYIHSPMSIASKKDVDTGIKLLSLSVENMLKEYAVKS; from the coding sequence ATGCTCAAGGAGCTATCCGAGCTTCCCGGCGTCAGCGGTGACGAACATCTGGTCAGTGATTACATCAAAAATGCGATCAGCGGCCATGTTTCGGAGATCACCGAGGACGACTATGGTAATCTGATCGTCCGGAAAGGGGATCCTGCCCGGCCGCGCATTATGCTGGCTGCGCATATGGATGAGGTAGGATTCATGATCACGGGCATAGAAAAAAGCGGCCTTTTAAAATTCAAAACCATCGGCCTGAGCCCGCAAGTCGTGCCGGGTAAGAGGGTGATCATCGGCAGGAACAAAGTTCCCGGCGTTATCGGGAATAAGCCGATCCATCACAGCAAAAAAGATGATTTGGAAAAAATACAGGAAATAAAGACTTTAAGCATCGATATCGGAGCGAATTCGAAAGAAACCGCTCAAAAGATCGTGGAGATCGGCGAGCTGGGTACATTTGATACGGAGTTCCGAGAACAGGGCGATATCATATACGGCAAGGCTTTTGACAACCGATTGGGATGCTACATGCTGATGCAGATGATACTGCAGACAGACCTGCCGCTTTACTACGCTTTCACGGTACAGGAAGAAGCCGGTCTGCGCGGCGCGCGGATCGCCGCGTACCGGGTGTCCCCGGATCTCGGGATCGCGGTGGATACGACGAGCTCCGGCGAGTGGCCGTCAGAAAAGGACGTGCCGTTGTATCCGGTGCTCGGCAAAGGACCGGCCGTGACGATCACCGATTCGTCGCTCATCTGCGACCGGAATCTGGTACGGCTGATTGAAAAAACTGCCGCTGATCATAACCTGCCCTACCAGATAAAACGACCCATGATCGGCGGTACCGACGCCGGGCCGATCCACCTGACCAAGGAAGGGGTCCCCAGTGCGGTGGTCGCGGTGCCTGCGCGTTATATCCACTCACCCATGTCCATTGCCTCCAAAAAGGATGTGGATACCGGGATCAAGCTGCTTTCATTATCGGTCGAGAACATGCTGAAGGAATACGCGGTCAAGAGTTAG